A region of the Salvia splendens isolate huo1 chromosome 11, SspV2, whole genome shotgun sequence genome:
aacatccctcaagaccttatctccaaggcacagaatcactgcagaatgtgccttgagctgcatctcctccatctttgcctgagctttatcatcaagcactggagcctttcctttctcctctggttttgcaagaactgcggccaagccttgttgaatcaaaaccgccttcatcttcatcttccacaggctataatcattcttgcctgtgaacttttctgcatcaagccttgctgtcatctctgaaaccgtttgatcctctgcaaatcagcttcaatatcccttcccacagacggcgccacttgttgggattcgcacacacaaggctttcacacactcaagaagatcacacacacactcactgttgtatgagatcacacaatgcagaaacacacacactcacactttgagtattgaagatgataatcttggagagaaactggaaaaatctttattgataaaactccTACTcactacatacacggtttatgagctatttaaagctctacaatcaagtagcaactgctactaactaattacaagaagaatcaagaaaacaagaagaataaccgttacatctcagctaactaactgcagctccaacggctagttcggctaggttgcttcttccttctcggctcaagaccgaactcccttctcggctcaagaccgaactcccttctcggctcaagaccgaactcccttctcggctcaagaccgaactcccttctcggctcacaaccgaactcccttctcggctagttccagctcaaagccgagcttccttcttctgccttcttcttctcggctagttccagctcaaagccgagcttaccgaactctgccttcttcttcttccaactgaaatgagcactccattattacaaagACAAATACTTATGTTTTTCAGTTTATGATATGTTTCACTTGGTTGATTCTTCTTCCTTTTGCCACTAATTTTGGTCCATTCTTTCCTGGGCTATGCAGGGGATTAGCAAGCATCCATCGAATGAACGTGGTACACTGTGATCTGAAAAGTGCGAACTGCCTCGTGAACAAGCATTGGGTGGTGAAGATATGCGATTTTGGACTTTCGCGGAAACTGATCACCACGCTGATGAAAGACTTCTTCTTCAGCTGGAACGCCAGAATGGATGGCACCAGAACTTATTCGCAACGAGCCATTCACAGAGAAATGCGACATCTTCAGCCTGGGCGTCATAATGTGGGAGCTCTGCACACTCAAAAGACCATGGGAAGGCATACCATCTGTACAGGTAAAACCTCAGCATATACAGCAACCATCACACGAAGTCACGAACAAAACTCCATTTATATTTAGCAAGCCAGAGAGGGTCACATGATGCACATTTGTTGTTGTTCTGACGAGCAGATAGTTTATGCTGTCGGCAACTACAGGCAGACACTTGAAATCCCAGAAGGCCCTCTGGGAAAGCTCATAGCAGGTATACTACTTAAAGCTCTGTGTTCCTTTTTTAGAGAGTTACAAATTTTATTATCTTCTACATCTTCTTCAGATTGCTGGGCTGAACCAGATGAACGACCAAACTGTCACGAGATCCTCTCGCGCCTACAAGAATGCGAGCTCTTATTGTGCTAATATGCGACTCTCTATTCATTTATTTCGATTAATACATTAATGCTGCCTTTTCTGTGCACCAATTGCACATACAAGGTGTGGATGGGCATTGTTGATAGTGAGCATTACAAATATGGGCCGATAATTGGTAAATGTGGGGTAAATTAGCATTCTTTAGTAGTGCTAATCGTCACTTGAATATCAATTTTCTTGACAGAATGTAAACTATGATCTGATACAATTGTATGGAATGAAACTGAGCAAAATGTTTGCATAACAACACTTTCAGAGAAACTTGCTGATCCTACAGTTGCTTCTTTTCATATAAAGCAGTAGGCATGAAAAGAAATACACATTCAACAAAAAAACTGTGAAAGGTAACTTATTTCCTTCAAGTATGACTGGAATTCCATACATATGAGCATGTTGGGGCCGCTACATTATTCAAGAATCGGATTTATCTGTCTGTTCTCAACCATCACACTGCATTTCATCGTATGATATGTAAACTTAAAAGGCTAAGAACAAGTACAAGAATGAAGACGAGACCCTGTAATCTGTTTCTTTGTACACCAAGAGATGGAAGGAAGAACAACGAAAGCACACCCTGTATTATGGCGCCCTAGGGTCTGTTCCATGTTGCCAAACATAGACAAGCTCATCCCAGCCAGTGCTCGCCAAGAGCCCCTCAACAAGCACGCTCATATCAACGCCAACTGCAAACTCTGTGTGGTGATCGTACCTCCCAATGAGTGCATCCTCGACCATATAATCCCATAGGCACACGCTCATGTCATACGAGCAAGACGCTATCATGCTCGCCCTGTGGGGAGAGAACTTCACCTTCCTCACTGCGTAACCATGCCCGTTTAGCACAGCTAGAGGCACTCTGTAGTTCCTCACATCCCAAACTTTAATCGATTTATCCACTGATGCAGTTGCTATGATGCAGTCCTCGTATTTATTCCAATCACACGCCAGGATTTCAAATTCGTGAGCAGGAAGAATCATCGTAGAGCCTGAATTTTTTTAAGATCAGTAAAATTAGAGGCGATTGAGCAATTTTATTCGAATTTGTTCAACTACTGAAAACCTAATCAACAAAGACCAGCTCAATTCGCATTCAAATTGGACAGGTTGATACTTCATCTGAAACCTAAATTGCATAATTTCTGGTGATTGACTGATTGAGCAATTTTATCTGAAATTGTTCAACAAATGAAAACCTAATCCACAAAGACCAGCTCAATTCGCATTCAAATTGGACAGGTTGATACTTCATCTGAAACCTGAATTGCATAATTTCTGGTGAAATTGAGCTAACCTGGTTCTCTCACATCCCAAATGCGAGCGGTGCAATCACCGGAAGCGGAAGCGAAGACATCGGCGTGCCTAGGGTTCCACGCGGCGGCGTACACGCAATAAGCGTGCTCCTTGAAAGTCCTCACGCTCGCCGGCCGATCGACGGTCCACAATTTCACGGTATCATCCCACGACGCGCTCAGAAACGAATCCTTCCTGACGGTGTTGAAATCGACGCCGTGGCATTCGCGAGCGTGCTCGTGGAGCGATCGGATCGGATTGGCCGCCGCCGGCAGCGAGAGGTCGTAGATCTTCAGCGAGCCATCGGCCACGGCGGCAACGATGAGCGAGTCGTGCGATTCCGACCAGCAGACGTCGTAGACTCCGTCGGCTGTGTCGAAGGCGGCGCGCTCGGTGATGGTGGGGCCGAGCTGGAGGACGTGAACCCGGCCGTTGCCGAGTATGCCGAAATTCTGCGCGGTGGCGACGGCGACCTGGTTCTCGTAGAACGGGCTGAATTTGACGGAGTAGCCGTTGAACGGCGTTTTGAAAACTGGCATTTCTCGGCGGCGGAGATTGGGGTTTTACCGGTGCTGGATTAGATTATCTCGAGTGGTGTGATTAGATACAGCGCCCAATTATTCGACAACACCAACTCCAGTTAATATCTCTGCAGTTTCCTCCAGTGAGAGAGCCATCTTAGCTGAGACTAGGCTTCGGCTTGGGCTTATTTGGGCTCAGACAACATATTTAATACTCTATTTGGGCTTGGACTCCAAAAATTGAGCAGTGATTATAATACCAAATATGTGGACAATGTCATACCATACGGCCCTACGCCTATATTGACTATTTCTTTTTCGATATTGCCTAAAAATTATAATCCCTCCAAACTTTTTTTGACTTGATtattaataaattgtttgattttctaaaaaattagtgaaatataaatCTCACTTTTATCTACAGAGTATTAATGATACAATATAACTTGAGTGTTTTTTATATAGTCGAGTGTGGTGTTCACTAAGTCATAAATGGAAAAGGGTCAAATGGTTAGTGGACCTTTAAATTGTGGATGTTCGCATATAGTAAAAT
Encoded here:
- the LOC121755087 gene encoding peroxisome biogenesis protein 7-like; translation: MPVFKTPFNGYSVKFSPFYENQVAVATAQNFGILGNGRVHVLQLGPTITERAAFDTADGVYDVCWSESHDSLIVAAVADGSLKIYDLSLPAAANPIRSLHEHARECHGVDFNTVRKDSFLSASWDDTVKLWTVDRPASVRTFKEHAYCVYAAAWNPRHADVFASASGDCTARIWDVREPGSTMILPAHEFEILACDWNKYEDCIIATASVDKSIKVWDVRNYRVPLAVLNGHGYAVRKVKFSPHRASMIASCSYDMSVCLWDYMVEDALIGRYDHHTEFAVGVDMSVLVEGLLASTGWDELVYVWQHGTDPRAP